In Mobula hypostoma chromosome 13, sMobHyp1.1, whole genome shotgun sequence, the following are encoded in one genomic region:
- the LOC134355832 gene encoding histidine decarboxylase-like, with translation MNWQIPLSRRFRSLKLWFVIRSFGVAGLQAHIRHGVEMAKYFESLVRSDSNFEIPAKRHLGLVVFRLKGPNSLTEELLAELIQSGSMYLVPANIQQLFIIRFTVTSQYTTSADVLRDWNIIQQRAAKVLKSPTSAGLLRDGVGGATWPFPHGTSHLSPDLAILLWTSEMSA, from the exons ATG AACTGGCAGATCCCTCTGAGCCGCCGGTTTCGATCTCTGAAGCTTTGGTTTGTGATCCGTTCGTTCGGGGTGGCTGGTTTACAGGCGCATATCCGCCAC GGAGTTGAGATGGCTAAGTATTTTGAGTCCTTGGTTCGAAGTGATTCAAATTTTGAAATCCCAGCCAAAAGACATCTTGGGTTGGTGGTCTTTCGTTTAAAG GGACCCAACAGTCTGACTGAAGAACTTCTGGCTGAACTCATCCAATCAGGCAGCATGTACCTGGTTCCGGCCAACATCCAGCAGCTCTTCATCATCCGCTTCACCGTCACTTCTCAGTACACCACCAGTGCAGACGTCCTGCGGGACTGGAACATCATCCAGCAACGTGCTGCCAAAGTCCTCAAGTCCCCAACGTCAGCTGGCCTCCTGCGCGATGGAGTAGGAGGCGCCACATG GCCCTTTCCACATGGGACAAGTCATCTTAGTCCAGACTTAGCTATACTTCTCtggacttctgaaatgtctgcctgA